A genomic region of Chlorobaculum parvum NCIB 8327 contains the following coding sequences:
- the acpS gene encoding holo-ACP synthase, which translates to MEIGVDIVEIARIRAVYERSGKAFMNKVLTAAEIEQCLAKPDPAVSLAGRFAAKEAISKALGSGIGHKLGWHSIEVLNNEAGKPEVTLHAPHLSYRVSISISHDRHSAVAMALVQPL; encoded by the coding sequence ATGGAAATCGGGGTTGACATCGTTGAAATCGCCCGCATCCGGGCCGTGTACGAACGCTCCGGCAAGGCTTTCATGAACAAGGTGCTGACCGCTGCCGAAATCGAGCAGTGCCTTGCCAAGCCCGATCCCGCAGTAAGCCTTGCAGGACGCTTTGCCGCCAAGGAGGCGATTTCCAAAGCGCTCGGCTCCGGCATCGGTCATAAGCTTGGCTGGCATTCCATCGAAGTGCTGAACAACGAAGCGGGCAAGCCCGAGGTGACGCTTCATGCCCCGCACCTTTCCTACCGGGTCAGCATCTCCATCTCCCACGACCGCCACTCCGCCGTGGCGATGGCGCTCGTGCAGCCGCTCTGA
- the tig gene encoding trigger factor codes for MQKNITNVSDTEQQLEIILTAEEYQPEYDQQLEEARRSIKIKGFRQGHVPVGMLKKMIGPSLEAEVAEKMASKHFSAIADEEKINPASRAQIDSFNFGDGELTIKISYEIHPEFELKDLSAYSFTQAEYSVTDEDVEREIKLILKGHGTMVTIEEAAGEGDTLIGDVTKLDADGNAVENGKNENHHFNLEYLPADNPFRMALEGRKAGDSVEVNVEPKEEGGEAIRYRVDVKEVKRLELPELDDELVKEITQQRFENVTDFKADVKLQLQAHFTDKSEQDLLEAMSAKLIEEHPVPTPKAMVASFQNMLLENAKRQMGGQFPKSLNEAEFLETLKPNAEKHARWLLVSQKIAKENELNVTDEDIKAYAEKEAEKEPSLTVEQLVSTYMSTEFKDYIIDTILKEKIYDVIKSKVTITKEATPIPEHQG; via the coding sequence TTGCAAAAGAATATCACGAATGTCAGCGACACCGAGCAGCAACTTGAAATCATTCTGACTGCCGAAGAGTACCAGCCCGAATACGACCAGCAGCTTGAAGAGGCGCGCAGGTCTATCAAGATCAAAGGCTTCCGTCAGGGGCACGTTCCTGTCGGCATGCTCAAGAAGATGATCGGCCCTTCCCTTGAGGCCGAGGTTGCTGAAAAAATGGCATCCAAGCACTTTTCCGCCATCGCTGATGAGGAGAAAATCAATCCGGCCAGCCGCGCGCAGATCGACAGCTTCAACTTTGGCGACGGCGAGCTGACCATCAAAATTTCCTACGAAATCCATCCTGAGTTCGAGCTTAAGGATCTTTCCGCCTACAGCTTCACCCAGGCTGAATACAGCGTTACCGACGAAGATGTCGAGCGCGAAATCAAGCTGATTCTCAAAGGCCACGGCACGATGGTGACCATCGAGGAAGCTGCCGGCGAAGGCGACACGCTCATTGGCGACGTCACCAAACTCGATGCCGATGGCAACGCCGTCGAAAACGGCAAAAACGAGAACCACCACTTCAACCTCGAATACCTGCCGGCTGACAACCCGTTCCGCATGGCGCTCGAAGGCCGCAAAGCCGGTGACTCGGTCGAGGTGAACGTCGAGCCAAAAGAAGAGGGTGGCGAAGCTATCCGCTACCGCGTTGATGTCAAGGAGGTCAAACGCCTCGAACTGCCGGAACTCGATGACGAGCTGGTCAAGGAGATCACCCAGCAGCGCTTCGAAAACGTCACTGACTTCAAGGCTGACGTCAAGCTGCAGCTCCAGGCCCACTTCACCGACAAATCGGAACAGGATCTGCTCGAAGCCATGTCGGCCAAGCTGATCGAAGAGCATCCGGTACCGACTCCGAAAGCGATGGTCGCTTCGTTCCAGAACATGCTGCTCGAAAACGCCAAGCGCCAGATGGGCGGCCAGTTCCCCAAGAGCCTGAACGAAGCCGAGTTCCTCGAAACGCTGAAGCCGAATGCTGAAAAGCATGCCCGCTGGCTTCTGGTCAGCCAGAAGATCGCCAAGGAGAACGAGCTGAACGTCACCGACGAGGACATCAAAGCCTACGCTGAAAAAGAGGCCGAGAAAGAGCCTTCACTGACCGTCGAACAGCTGGTGAGCACCTACATGTCCACCGAGTTCAAGGACTACATCATCGATACGATCCTGAAAGAGAAAATCTACGACGTGATCAAATCGAAGGTGACCATCACCAAAGAGGCCACGCCGATTCCGGAGCATCAGGGCTAA